A single window of Flavobacterium sp. 140616W15 DNA harbors:
- a CDS encoding S41 family peptidase: protein MNKPLKSSKNKFIFFLILSFAITVSVSGQQKTITEKFKKETVLKIDSLLQENYIFPDKAKLIGNHLKNAYKEGKFKKYDLLDSFAVALTKEVRFINNDKHLGIWPKFIPPVDEKKEVDKDSYEIYLHNYTDNRKRANGFREVKLIDSNVGYIKYNNFIHETDQTIDSYMHLLENADAIIIDLRSNGGGSPKTVQYFCSYFFKDPILLNTLYFRKDNYTEEFWVKKVNGKKMIDVPLFIITSPKTFSGAEEFSYNMQTQKRATIIGETTGGGANPGEVFDINNRLEMFAPNGTGINPLTKTNWEGVGVIPEYKTTPDMAYDKAVELAQKTAFDYRNRKAAESKKLYLELQATINQQTKPINETDLAKMDQQIFNAVKNLAESDLYKEDDIVALTFQYTKTKPFIAESILKSNSELHPNSPIAFLKYGDMLEQNGKKNNAIAALKKAVDIATEIKAPYLDGLKNRYESVLKGK, encoded by the coding sequence ATGAATAAACCACTTAAATCTTCAAAAAATAAGTTTATTTTTTTTCTAATCCTATCCTTTGCTATTACAGTAAGTGTAAGCGGTCAACAGAAAACAATAACGGAGAAATTCAAAAAAGAAACCGTTTTAAAAATAGATTCTTTATTACAAGAAAATTACATATTTCCTGATAAAGCCAAATTAATTGGGAACCATTTAAAAAACGCCTATAAAGAAGGGAAATTCAAGAAATATGATTTATTAGATTCTTTCGCTGTAGCATTAACAAAAGAAGTTCGATTTATTAATAATGACAAGCATCTTGGAATCTGGCCTAAATTTATCCCTCCTGTTGATGAGAAAAAAGAGGTAGATAAAGATTCTTATGAAATTTATCTGCATAATTATACCGACAATCGCAAACGCGCAAATGGTTTTAGAGAAGTCAAACTGATTGATAGTAATGTCGGATATATTAAATATAATAATTTCATACACGAGACAGACCAAACAATTGATTCATACATGCACTTGCTAGAAAATGCCGATGCAATTATTATTGATTTAAGATCCAATGGCGGTGGGAGCCCAAAAACTGTTCAATATTTTTGCAGTTATTTTTTCAAAGATCCTATATTACTAAACACTTTATATTTTAGGAAAGATAATTATACCGAGGAATTTTGGGTAAAAAAGGTAAATGGCAAGAAGATGATTGATGTTCCCTTGTTTATTATTACTAGTCCAAAAACTTTTTCAGGAGCTGAAGAGTTTAGCTACAATATGCAAACCCAGAAAAGAGCAACAATAATTGGTGAAACAACTGGTGGCGGAGCTAATCCTGGGGAGGTTTTCGATATTAACAATCGGTTAGAAATGTTTGCTCCTAACGGAACAGGAATAAACCCATTAACCAAGACAAACTGGGAAGGTGTCGGTGTAATTCCAGAATATAAAACAACTCCCGATATGGCTTATGATAAAGCTGTAGAGTTGGCTCAAAAAACTGCTTTTGACTATAGAAATAGAAAGGCTGCTGAATCAAAAAAACTTTATCTAGAACTACAGGCAACAATTAATCAACAAACAAAACCTATTAACGAAACTGATTTGGCTAAAATGGATCAGCAAATTTTTAATGCTGTAAAAAATTTAGCAGAGTCAGATTTATACAAAGAGGATGATATCGTTGCCTTGACTTTTCAATATACAAAAACAAAGCCTTTTATTGCCGAATCTATCTTAAAGAGCAATTCAGAGTTGCATCCCAACTCGCCAATTGCTTTTTTAAAATATGGTGATATGCTCGAACAAAACGGAAAGAAGAATAACGCCATAGCAGCTTTAAAAAAAGCCGTAGACATCGCTACAGAAATTAAGGCTCCTTATCTTGATGGATTAAAAAATCGCTATGAAAGTGTCTTAAAAGGAAAATAG
- the tilS gene encoding tRNA lysidine(34) synthetase TilS yields MLQKFKNHVAQTFPFLEKKKLLLATSGGLDSMVMVHLFTQLDYDFAIAHCNFQLRGIESFGDQDFVSSAATTLKCPFFVTQFDTEAFAKDYKLSTQVAARELRYNWFYELLESNGYDYILTAHHADDNLETFIINLSRGTGLEGLLGIPEQNDSLIRPLLPFSREEIKQYAEDNNIEWREDSSNASNKYLRNKIRHDLVPILKEINPNFLMAFQKTQEYLQEAQIMVEDASIMVYQQVAKEINDEIHFDLTQLKRLTNYKSYLYQWLKEYEFSAWDDIYELVESQSGKQVFSPEFRLIKDRTTLILSPIPEIKEEEFYIDSNDKEVNLPLKLKLCNVGHITIDSNKAIFVDSEKIQFPLLLRKWKEGDVFYPFGMNGKSKKVSKLFKDEKLSLVEKENTWILCSENQIVWVVGIRQDERFKIENTTNKILKIELQ; encoded by the coding sequence ATGCTTCAGAAATTTAAAAATCATGTTGCTCAAACATTTCCTTTTTTAGAAAAAAAGAAATTACTCCTAGCTACAAGTGGCGGTTTGGATAGTATGGTTATGGTTCATTTATTTACTCAATTAGATTATGATTTTGCGATAGCACATTGTAATTTTCAATTAAGAGGAATAGAGAGTTTTGGAGATCAGGATTTTGTTAGTTCAGCAGCAACTACTTTAAAATGCCCATTTTTTGTTACCCAGTTTGATACAGAAGCTTTCGCTAAAGATTACAAACTTTCAACTCAAGTTGCAGCGAGGGAATTGCGATACAATTGGTTTTATGAACTTTTAGAAAGCAACGGGTATGATTATATTTTAACAGCACATCATGCCGATGATAACCTCGAAACATTTATAATTAATTTAAGCCGAGGAACAGGATTAGAAGGACTGCTTGGAATTCCGGAGCAAAACGATTCGCTTATTCGTCCTCTTTTACCATTTTCAAGAGAAGAGATAAAACAATATGCTGAGGATAATAATATTGAATGGCGCGAGGATAGCAGTAATGCGTCAAATAAATATTTGCGAAATAAAATCCGTCATGATTTAGTTCCGATTTTAAAGGAGATAAATCCTAATTTTTTGATGGCTTTCCAAAAGACGCAAGAATATTTGCAAGAAGCACAAATTATGGTAGAAGATGCCTCGATTATGGTGTATCAACAAGTTGCGAAAGAAATTAATGATGAAATCCATTTTGATTTAACTCAATTAAAGCGATTAACAAATTATAAATCGTATTTATACCAATGGCTTAAGGAATATGAATTTTCGGCTTGGGATGATATTTATGAGTTGGTTGAAAGTCAGTCGGGTAAGCAGGTTTTTTCGCCAGAGTTTCGATTGATAAAAGATAGAACAACATTAATTTTGAGTCCAATTCCTGAAATAAAGGAAGAAGAGTTTTATATAGACAGCAATGACAAAGAAGTTAATTTACCCTTAAAATTAAAACTCTGTAACGTAGGTCACATAACTATAGACTCAAATAAAGCTATATTTGTTGATTCTGAAAAAATCCAGTTCCCTTTGCTTTTACGTAAATGGAAAGAAGGAGATGTTTTTTATCCATTTGGAATGAATGGGAAATCTAAAAAAGTAAGTAAGCTTTTTAAAGATGAAAAATTATCCTTGGTTGAAAAAGAAAATACATGGATACTGTGTTCAGAAAATCAAATTGTTTGGGTTGTAGGAATCAGACAAGATGAACGTTTTAAAATAGAAAATACTACAAACAAGATATTAAAAATAGAATTACAATAA
- a CDS encoding ammonium transporter: MRKIILTVILITILVLTFLSNFILSDNPIPAEAVKFDTGDTAWMIVATAFVLLMTPGLGFFYGGMVGKKNVISTMLQSFMAMVIVTILWVVIAFGLAFGPSIKGIIGNPTSNLFFQGVGTNTAWGLAPTIPFMLFALFQAKFAIITPALITGAFAERVRFWAYLLFMVLFILVIYSPLAHMTWHPEGIFFKMGVLDFAGGTVVHMSAGWAALAGAIFLGKRKVQKVNPARITYVLLGTALLWFGWFGFNAGSALGANGLAVQALGTTTVAAAAAAMAWVFLDKILGHKLSALGACIGAVVGLVAITPAAGFVSIPHAIFIGSFAAIVSNLVVGQFPKGKIDDALDVFACHGVGGMVGMVLTGVFASKAINPAVGDNQGLIFGTSTLFTNQLIAMVIVSVFAFVGSYILFIIVNKITPLRVTEEKEELGLDISQHGEFL; encoded by the coding sequence ATGCGAAAAATTATTTTAACTGTGATTCTTATCACGATTTTGGTACTAACCTTTCTCTCTAATTTTATCTTGTCTGACAACCCTATTCCTGCTGAAGCTGTAAAGTTTGATACTGGAGATACTGCTTGGATGATTGTTGCAACTGCATTTGTATTGCTAATGACTCCAGGATTAGGTTTCTTTTACGGAGGAATGGTAGGCAAGAAAAACGTAATTAGTACCATGCTTCAAAGTTTTATGGCAATGGTAATTGTAACCATTTTATGGGTAGTTATTGCATTTGGATTGGCATTTGGTCCATCAATAAAAGGTATTATAGGTAACCCAACTTCAAATTTGTTTTTTCAAGGCGTAGGCACTAATACCGCGTGGGGTCTTGCTCCTACTATCCCTTTTATGTTATTTGCATTATTTCAGGCAAAATTCGCCATTATAACCCCAGCTTTAATAACAGGAGCATTTGCAGAACGTGTTCGTTTTTGGGCCTATCTATTATTCATGGTGTTATTTATATTAGTCATTTACTCTCCTTTGGCACATATGACTTGGCACCCAGAAGGTATTTTCTTTAAAATGGGCGTACTTGATTTTGCTGGAGGAACAGTTGTACACATGAGTGCAGGTTGGGCAGCATTAGCAGGAGCCATATTTTTAGGAAAAAGAAAAGTTCAAAAAGTAAATCCTGCCCGTATAACCTATGTATTACTAGGAACAGCATTATTATGGTTCGGATGGTTCGGATTTAATGCTGGTTCAGCTTTAGGAGCTAATGGTTTAGCCGTTCAAGCCTTAGGAACAACAACAGTTGCAGCTGCTGCCGCTGCAATGGCTTGGGTGTTTCTTGATAAAATTTTAGGACATAAATTGTCTGCACTCGGAGCTTGTATTGGAGCAGTTGTAGGTCTTGTAGCGATCACTCCTGCTGCAGGTTTTGTAAGCATTCCTCACGCAATCTTTATTGGATCATTTGCCGCTATTGTGAGCAATCTTGTTGTTGGCCAATTTCCTAAAGGAAAAATCGATGATGCACTAGATGTCTTTGCTTGTCATGGTGTAGGCGGTATGGTAGGAATGGTATTAACTGGAGTTTTTGCTTCTAAAGCGATTAATCCAGCCGTTGGAGACAATCAAGGGCTTATTTTTGGAACCTCAACATTATTCACAAATCAACTAATAGCAATGGTGATCGTATCTGTTTTTGCCTTTGTAGGATCTTATATTCTTTTCATTATTGTAAACAAAATTACACCTCTAAGAGTAACTGAAGAAAAGGAAGAATTAGGATTAGATATCTCTCAACATGGAGAATTCTTGTAG
- a CDS encoding amidohydrolase family protein, whose translation MISKKTYILLLAFCMPITIIAQQIPAPKQTKSVLILNATAHLGNGTVIENSAIGFKDGKITLVADSKTIRLAANAYDTTIDASGKHVYPGFIAPNSTLGLVEIDAVKSSNDDEEIGSINPNVRSIIAYNSESKVIETVRPNGILIAQVTPRGGRISGTSSIVQLDAWSWQDAILKENDGIHLNFPPSFKKSGSWFEPGPIEANKDYVPQIEEINAFLINSKAYFGDAPKERNLIFESTKGLFDGTQTLFIHANEEKQIIDAIKLTQDNGIKKVVIVGGFEAYKSADLLQKNNIGVLLKRVHDMPQSDDQDINLPYKMAKILTDKGILVGLENSGDNERMNTRNLAFLAGTCAAYGLDKEQALQLITSNTAKLLSIDELCGTLETGKDATLFISEGDALDMRTNKLTNAFIQGRMISLETHQTKLYKKYKEKYNQK comes from the coding sequence ATGATAAGTAAAAAGACATATATTTTACTATTGGCATTTTGCATGCCAATAACTATAATAGCACAACAAATACCTGCTCCAAAACAAACAAAATCGGTTTTAATACTAAATGCCACTGCACATTTAGGCAACGGAACTGTAATAGAGAATAGTGCTATCGGGTTTAAAGATGGGAAAATAACATTAGTAGCAGATTCTAAAACAATCAGACTTGCTGCTAATGCATACGATACTACAATCGACGCTAGTGGAAAACACGTTTATCCAGGATTTATTGCTCCAAATTCTACCTTAGGACTTGTAGAAATCGATGCTGTAAAATCATCTAATGACGATGAAGAAATTGGAAGTATTAATCCTAATGTGAGAAGTATTATTGCCTATAATTCTGAGTCTAAAGTAATAGAAACTGTCCGTCCCAACGGAATTTTAATAGCTCAAGTTACACCTCGTGGAGGAAGGATTTCTGGAACCTCATCTATAGTACAATTAGATGCATGGAGCTGGCAAGATGCTATACTAAAAGAAAATGACGGGATTCATCTTAATTTCCCTCCTAGCTTTAAAAAAAGTGGTTCTTGGTTTGAGCCAGGCCCTATTGAAGCCAACAAAGATTATGTACCCCAAATTGAAGAAATCAATGCTTTTTTAATTAATTCTAAAGCCTATTTCGGGGACGCTCCAAAAGAAAGAAACTTGATTTTTGAATCAACGAAAGGGCTTTTTGATGGAACTCAAACCTTGTTCATTCATGCCAATGAAGAAAAACAAATCATCGATGCTATAAAATTAACTCAAGATAATGGAATCAAAAAAGTAGTTATCGTAGGTGGTTTTGAAGCCTATAAATCTGCTGATTTATTACAAAAAAATAATATTGGTGTGCTATTAAAACGCGTTCATGATATGCCACAAAGTGATGATCAAGACATTAACTTACCTTATAAAATGGCTAAAATATTAACTGATAAAGGTATTTTAGTTGGCTTAGAAAATAGCGGTGACAATGAGCGTATGAATACTCGAAACTTAGCATTTTTGGCTGGTACATGTGCAGCTTATGGTTTAGATAAAGAACAGGCATTACAATTAATAACATCTAATACCGCTAAACTATTAAGTATAGATGAACTTTGCGGAACTCTAGAAACTGGAAAAGATGCTACTTTATTTATATCAGAAGGTGATGCACTCGATATGAGAACCAACAAACTTACTAATGCTTTTATACAAGGAAGAATGATTAGTCTGGAAACACATCAAACTAAATTATACAAAAAATACAAAGAAAAATACAATCAGAAATAA
- a CDS encoding amidohydrolase family protein, whose protein sequence is MKKALLLLFLSTFSTKIHAQDYFPNNESIHSKNNNYTVFTNATIYVTPTQKIEKGTLLIQDGKVIGAGNNIAIPKNSVTINLEGKTIYPSFIDIYTSFGVEKPKGYSGGRNPLYDTKRAGYYWNESIRSEVNAYESFKYDQPKAEELLKAGFGVVGTHIPDGVARGTGVLVALNNTENSTRILSNKATNHFGFTRSATTNQAYPSSLMGMMALLRQMYLDLDWYKKGNSPTKDLSLEALASNEKLTQIFTTEDKLNSLRAAKIAKEFGLNYILKGSGNEFERIEEIKKTNSQFIIPINFPEAYDVSNPYQSNQIELADMRFWNQAPTNLKVLSDNGIVFALTTDKLKKTEDFRTNLIKAIKYGFDKTKALEALTTVPATILGKSNEIGSLKNGSYANFVITSGEIFDEKTILYENWVQGSKYVINDANAKDIRGNYDLTFDSTTYKWKIDGTATAQKSEITTVDAKKITSTFSTANNWITLLIRSKDSTKADYSRLTGLVENSQKLSGKAVLPNGNEVQWTAIKTAPFVTEKDSAKTEKLNPIMPVTYPNIAFGNSKKLTAQTILFKNATVWTNEKEGILEETDVLIKNGKIAAIGKNLSDGSATVVDAKGKHITSGIIDEHSHIAISNGVNEMGHNSTAEVTIEDVVNSEDINIYRDLAGGVTISQLLHGSANPIGGRSAIVKWKWGQPAEEMLYKNQPKFIKFALGENVKQSNWGITNPTRFPQTRMGVEQVFTDYFQRAKEYDASWKKYNSGSKKGKAPRVDLELQTIAEIINKERFITCHSYIESEILMLMNVTEKFNFKVNTFTHILEGYKVADKMKEHGVGASTFSDWWAYKFEVNDAIPFNGPIMHNEGIVVAYNSDDAEMSRRLNQEAAKAVKYGNISEEEAWKFVTLNPAKLLHIDDKVGSLKIGKDADVVLWSTNPLSIYAKAEKTIIEGVVYYDIQKETEQELAITKERSELIGQLLQEKNKGAVTQQPKKKEKKEYHCDTLEQ, encoded by the coding sequence ATGAAAAAAGCCTTATTACTACTCTTTTTGAGTACTTTTTCAACAAAAATACACGCCCAAGATTATTTTCCAAATAATGAAAGTATTCACAGTAAAAACAATAATTATACGGTTTTTACTAATGCAACTATTTATGTAACTCCAACACAAAAAATAGAAAAAGGTACTTTACTTATACAAGATGGAAAAGTAATTGGTGCAGGAAACAATATCGCTATTCCCAAAAACAGCGTCACGATTAATCTGGAGGGAAAAACAATTTACCCTTCTTTTATCGATATTTATACTTCTTTTGGAGTAGAAAAACCAAAAGGTTATTCTGGAGGACGCAACCCGTTATACGATACTAAAAGAGCTGGATATTACTGGAATGAAAGTATTCGTTCTGAAGTAAATGCATACGAAAGCTTTAAATATGACCAACCTAAAGCTGAAGAATTATTAAAAGCTGGTTTTGGAGTAGTTGGAACTCATATCCCTGACGGAGTTGCTCGTGGAACTGGTGTTTTAGTAGCACTAAATAATACCGAAAATAGCACTCGAATACTATCTAATAAAGCAACAAACCATTTTGGCTTTACCAGAAGCGCAACGACTAATCAAGCCTATCCAAGTTCTTTAATGGGGATGATGGCATTGCTTCGTCAAATGTATTTGGATCTAGACTGGTATAAAAAAGGAAATTCACCTACCAAGGATTTATCATTAGAAGCCTTGGCCAGTAACGAAAAATTGACACAAATATTTACTACAGAAGACAAGTTAAACAGCTTAAGAGCTGCCAAAATAGCTAAAGAATTTGGATTAAATTATATCTTAAAAGGATCAGGAAACGAGTTTGAAAGAATTGAAGAAATCAAGAAAACAAATTCACAATTTATTATTCCGATAAACTTCCCAGAAGCATATGATGTTTCAAATCCATATCAATCTAATCAAATAGAATTAGCCGACATGCGTTTTTGGAATCAAGCACCAACGAACCTAAAGGTTCTTTCAGACAATGGAATTGTTTTTGCCTTGACAACTGACAAATTAAAGAAAACAGAAGATTTTAGAACCAATTTAATAAAAGCTATTAAATACGGTTTTGATAAAACAAAAGCATTAGAAGCCTTAACAACTGTACCTGCTACTATATTAGGAAAAAGCAACGAAATAGGAAGCTTAAAAAATGGCAGTTATGCAAACTTCGTAATTACTTCAGGGGAGATATTTGATGAGAAAACCATTTTATATGAAAACTGGGTTCAAGGAAGTAAATATGTTATAAATGATGCTAATGCAAAAGATATTCGTGGTAATTACGATTTAACTTTCGACTCAACTACTTACAAATGGAAAATTGATGGCACAGCTACTGCTCAAAAATCGGAGATAACAACTGTCGATGCTAAAAAAATAACTAGTACATTTTCTACTGCAAACAATTGGATTACTCTATTAATAAGATCTAAAGATTCAACTAAAGCAGATTATAGTCGATTAACTGGACTTGTAGAAAACTCTCAAAAACTTTCTGGAAAAGCAGTTTTACCTAATGGCAATGAAGTACAATGGACAGCCATAAAAACGGCTCCTTTTGTAACAGAGAAAGATTCTGCTAAAACAGAAAAACTAAATCCAATTATGCCAGTTACTTACCCAAACATAGCTTTTGGTAATTCAAAAAAATTAACTGCACAAACTATATTATTTAAAAACGCTACTGTTTGGACTAATGAAAAAGAAGGAATCCTTGAAGAAACTGATGTTTTAATCAAAAACGGAAAGATAGCTGCTATAGGTAAAAACTTATCTGACGGATCAGCAACAGTTGTTGACGCTAAAGGCAAGCATATAACGAGTGGTATTATTGATGAACACTCACATATTGCTATATCAAATGGTGTAAATGAAATGGGACACAACTCAACAGCAGAAGTAACTATTGAAGATGTTGTAAATTCAGAAGATATCAATATTTATAGAGATTTAGCTGGTGGTGTTACAATTTCACAATTACTACATGGATCTGCCAATCCAATTGGTGGTCGTTCAGCAATTGTAAAATGGAAATGGGGACAACCAGCAGAAGAAATGCTATACAAAAACCAACCTAAGTTCATCAAATTTGCACTGGGTGAAAACGTAAAACAATCTAATTGGGGAATCACAAATCCTACACGTTTTCCTCAAACAAGAATGGGAGTTGAACAAGTTTTTACTGATTATTTCCAACGTGCAAAAGAATATGATGCCTCTTGGAAAAAATACAATTCTGGTTCTAAAAAAGGAAAAGCGCCTAGAGTAGATCTAGAATTACAAACCATTGCCGAAATCATAAACAAAGAGCGTTTCATTACTTGTCACTCTTACATAGAATCGGAGATTTTAATGTTAATGAATGTTACTGAAAAATTTAACTTTAAAGTAAACACTTTTACCCATATTCTTGAAGGATATAAAGTAGCCGATAAAATGAAAGAACACGGAGTCGGAGCTTCAACTTTTTCTGATTGGTGGGCGTATAAATTTGAAGTAAATGATGCTATTCCATTTAATGGACCAATTATGCACAATGAAGGAATTGTAGTGGCCTACAACTCTGATGATGCCGAAATGTCGAGAAGATTAAATCAGGAAGCAGCCAAAGCAGTAAAATATGGCAATATATCTGAAGAAGAAGCTTGGAAATTTGTCACCCTGAATCCTGCAAAATTATTACATATTGATGATAAAGTAGGTAGTTTAAAAATAGGAAAAGATGCAGATGTTGTCTTATGGAGTACAAATCCGTTATCTATTTATGCTAAAGCTGAAAAAACAATTATTGAAGGTGTTGTATATTATGATATTCAAAAAGAAACGGAGCAAGAACTAGCTATTACAAAAGAAAGAAGCGAGTTAATAGGTCAATTGCTTCAAGAAAAAAATAAAGGAGCGGTAACACAACAACCGAAAAAGAAAGAAAAAAAAGAATATCACTGTGATACTTTAGAACAATAA
- a CDS encoding thioredoxin family protein, protein MKSTYLLSKQFWNNSIVFLLLFFFAFAKGNAQILEPVKWTSKIEKKSGNNFVLIFDGVIEKDWHIYSQFTPDGGPLPLEISFKNQKGNYNLVGKAKEGKTRTAFNDIFGVNETFFEGKAHIEQEITIINPDIKTIEVEFDFQICKEVCINLNKKFSIAIPASFKMDATAPVVKIDEIKAEETPKDGVIVDTTKTTAGTVIEDTAKDDADVTVDNQEMPESAPQRSLWSIFFIAFLSGFAALLTPCVFPMIPMTVSFFTKQSKTKATGIRNAIIYGISIIVIYVLLGFLVSWIFGADALNALSTDVWFNLIFFVILIIFASSFLGAFEIMLPNSWANKVDKQADRGGVIGILFMALALAIVSFSCTGPIVGTLLFEAATNGIIGPIVGMFGFSLALALPFMLFAMFPGWLNSLPKSGGWLNTVKVVLGFLELALAFKFLSNADLVLQLHLLEREVFIAIWIAIFAALTLYLFGKITLPHDSPLQHISVGRLYLGLLTLVFTVYLIPGLWGAPLKLISAFPPPPQYSESPFGVGGSNNSNFGSDKGLPDGAELGPHGIMVFHDYEDGVAFAKSINKPIMLDFTGYACVNCRKMENNVWSDERILPILKNDIVLISLYVDDKRELPADKQYVTESGDKIITVGDKWTDFMISKYKTNTQPLYIMTDLEGNNLNKTKPTISYVGADEYLKWLKEGISNFK, encoded by the coding sequence ATGAAATCAACCTATCTACTATCAAAACAATTTTGGAATAACTCGATCGTATTTTTATTGCTTTTCTTTTTTGCTTTTGCAAAAGGGAATGCACAAATATTAGAACCAGTAAAATGGACTTCTAAAATCGAGAAAAAATCAGGTAATAATTTTGTATTAATTTTTGATGGAGTTATTGAGAAAGATTGGCACATATATTCTCAATTTACTCCAGATGGTGGGCCACTACCATTAGAAATATCTTTTAAAAATCAAAAAGGGAATTATAACTTGGTTGGCAAAGCCAAAGAAGGAAAAACTAGAACAGCATTTAATGATATATTTGGTGTTAATGAAACTTTCTTTGAAGGGAAAGCGCATATAGAACAAGAAATAACAATTATAAATCCTGATATAAAAACAATCGAAGTCGAATTCGACTTTCAGATTTGTAAAGAGGTTTGTATCAATTTAAATAAGAAATTCTCTATTGCTATTCCAGCTTCATTTAAGATGGATGCAACAGCGCCAGTTGTTAAAATTGATGAAATAAAAGCGGAAGAAACTCCAAAAGATGGAGTAATAGTTGATACTACAAAAACTACTGCAGGTACTGTAATTGAAGATACAGCGAAAGATGATGCAGATGTAACGGTAGATAATCAGGAAATGCCTGAGTCGGCTCCACAAAGAAGTTTATGGTCTATTTTCTTTATTGCATTTTTATCTGGTTTTGCAGCATTGCTTACTCCATGTGTGTTTCCTATGATTCCTATGACGGTTAGCTTTTTTACAAAACAAAGTAAAACTAAGGCTACAGGAATAAGAAATGCAATTATTTATGGTATCTCAATTATAGTAATTTACGTTTTACTTGGTTTCTTAGTATCATGGATTTTTGGTGCTGATGCTTTGAATGCCCTTTCTACAGATGTTTGGTTTAATTTAATCTTCTTTGTTATATTAATTATTTTTGCTTCGTCATTTTTAGGAGCTTTCGAAATTATGTTGCCTAATTCATGGGCAAACAAGGTTGATAAACAAGCTGATAGAGGTGGTGTTATCGGTATTTTATTTATGGCTTTGGCTTTGGCTATTGTATCGTTTTCATGCACTGGACCAATTGTAGGTACACTTTTGTTTGAGGCAGCTACAAATGGTATTATTGGACCAATCGTTGGAATGTTTGGTTTCTCATTAGCATTAGCATTACCATTTATGTTATTTGCAATGTTCCCAGGTTGGTTAAATTCATTACCAAAATCAGGTGGTTGGTTAAATACAGTAAAAGTTGTTCTAGGATTCCTTGAATTGGCTTTGGCATTCAAATTTTTATCAAATGCTGATTTAGTTTTACAATTGCACTTACTAGAAAGAGAAGTTTTTATAGCAATTTGGATTGCAATTTTCGCAGCGTTAACATTATATCTATTCGGTAAGATTACATTACCACACGATAGTCCTTTACAGCATATTTCTGTTGGACGTTTGTATTTAGGTTTACTTACACTTGTATTTACCGTGTATTTAATTCCAGGACTTTGGGGAGCACCGCTAAAATTAATTAGCGCTTTCCCACCACCACCACAATATAGCGAAAGCCCATTTGGAGTTGGAGGATCAAATAATTCGAATTTTGGTTCAGATAAAGGGTTACCTGATGGTGCAGAATTAGGCCCACACGGAATTATGGTTTTTCATGACTATGAAGATGGAGTAGCTTTTGCTAAATCTATTAATAAGCCTATTATGCTAGATTTTACAGGTTATGCTTGTGTGAACTGTAGAAAGATGGAAAATAATGTTTGGTCGGATGAAAGAATTCTCCCGATACTAAAAAATGATATTGTTCTTATTTCTTTATATGTTGATGATAAAAGAGAGTTGCCTGCAGATAAGCAATACGTAACTGAATCTGGAGATAAAATTATTACAGTAGGTGATAAATGGACTGATTTTATGATTTCTAAATATAAAACGAACACACAGCCATTGTATATTATGACCGATTTAGAAGGTAATAATCTAAACAAAACGAAACCTACAATTAGTTATGTTGGAGCAGATGAATATTTGAAATGGTTAAAAGAAGGTATTTCAAATTTTAAATAA